The following proteins are encoded in a genomic region of Herminiimonas arsenicoxydans:
- a CDS encoding Conserved hypothetical protein (Evidence 4 : Homologs of previously reported genes of unknown function): protein MRSTRATAAVERLKERSGNDGYAMVRNADESFYLVDHSGAAPVKLCERMALDEFVAFVKAYGPQTPRRQTKSDIAFEKQLIKK from the coding sequence GTGAGGTCAACCCGAGCCACTGCCGCCGTCGAGCGGCTGAAGGAACGCAGCGGCAATGACGGCTACGCGATGGTGCGTAATGCCGATGAGTCGTTTTATCTGGTCGATCATTCCGGCGCTGCGCCGGTGAAGTTGTGCGAACGCATGGCGCTGGATGAATTTGTCGCTTTCGTCAAGGCCTACGGCCCGCAAACCCCAAGACGCCAGACCAAGTCCGATATTGCTTTTGAAAAGCAGTTGATTAAGAAATAA
- the cysI gene encoding Sulfite reductase (Evidence 2a : Function of homologous gene experimentally demonstrated in an other organism; PubMedId : 9611812; Product type e : enzyme) codes for MYRYDQYDHQIVKERIAQYRDQVRRRLSDELAEDEFRILRLQNGLYMQRHAYMLRVAVPYGLLSSAQMRMFGHIARKYDRGYGHFTTRQNIQFNWINLEETPDILTELASVEMHAIQTSGNCIRNTTSDELAGVAADEIVDPRPYAEIIREWSTFHPEFAYLPRKFKIGINGAVEDRVATAIHDIGLHVIKNEQGEIGFRVLVGGGMGRTPIIGSVICEFLPWQHIMTYLEAILRVYNQYGRRDNIYKARIKILVKAIGIDEYRRQVEQEWLDIKDGPGTLTAEELSRVAAFFTMPAYAALPATDAEFEKNKTENKAFKNWLSRNVKQHKVPGYAAVVLSLKKTGVPPGDATAEQLDFMAELADRYSFGELRVTHEQNVVLADVRIADLYAVWEAAKSHGLATPNIGLLTDMICCPGGDFCSLANAKSLPIAAAIAERFDNLDFQHDIGDIELNISGCINACGHHHVGNIGILGVDKDGAEWYQVSIGGAQGNESSIGKIIGPSFSAYQMPTVIERLLQVYVRDRIEDERFIDTARRIGIAPFKEHVYATPIKVVQATGEDAYA; via the coding sequence ATGTATCGCTACGATCAATACGACCATCAAATCGTCAAGGAACGCATCGCGCAATATCGCGATCAGGTGCGTCGCCGCCTGTCGGATGAACTGGCAGAAGACGAATTCCGCATTCTGCGTCTGCAGAACGGCCTCTACATGCAGCGCCACGCCTACATGCTGCGCGTCGCCGTGCCCTACGGTCTGCTGTCGTCGGCGCAGATGCGCATGTTCGGCCATATCGCCCGCAAGTATGACCGCGGCTATGGTCACTTCACGACGCGCCAGAACATCCAGTTCAACTGGATCAACCTGGAAGAAACGCCGGACATCCTGACCGAACTGGCTTCGGTCGAAATGCACGCCATCCAGACCTCGGGTAACTGCATCCGCAACACCACTTCGGACGAACTGGCCGGCGTTGCCGCCGACGAAATCGTCGATCCGCGTCCGTATGCGGAAATCATCCGCGAATGGAGCACCTTCCATCCGGAATTTGCCTACCTGCCGCGCAAGTTCAAGATCGGCATCAACGGCGCCGTCGAAGATCGTGTTGCAACCGCAATACATGACATCGGCCTGCACGTCATCAAGAACGAACAAGGCGAAATCGGCTTCCGCGTGCTGGTCGGCGGCGGCATGGGTCGCACTCCTATCATCGGCAGCGTGATTTGCGAATTCCTGCCGTGGCAGCACATCATGACTTATCTCGAAGCCATACTGCGCGTCTACAACCAGTACGGTCGCCGCGACAACATTTACAAGGCGCGCATCAAGATACTGGTGAAGGCCATCGGCATCGACGAATATCGTCGTCAGGTCGAACAGGAATGGCTGGACATCAAGGATGGTCCCGGCACTCTGACTGCGGAAGAATTGAGTCGCGTTGCGGCATTCTTCACGATGCCTGCGTATGCAGCATTGCCGGCGACCGATGCAGAATTCGAGAAGAACAAGACGGAAAACAAGGCTTTCAAAAACTGGCTGAGCCGCAATGTCAAACAGCACAAAGTTCCCGGTTATGCCGCCGTCGTGCTGTCATTGAAGAAAACCGGCGTGCCGCCTGGCGATGCAACGGCAGAGCAGCTGGACTTCATGGCCGAGCTGGCCGACCGCTACAGTTTCGGCGAATTGCGTGTCACGCATGAGCAGAATGTGGTGCTGGCTGACGTCCGCATCGCCGATCTGTACGCGGTATGGGAAGCGGCCAAATCGCACGGGCTGGCGACGCCGAATATCGGCTTGCTGACCGACATGATCTGCTGCCCTGGCGGCGACTTCTGCTCGCTGGCAAATGCCAAATCGCTCCCGATCGCAGCAGCGATTGCGGAACGTTTCGACAATCTGGATTTCCAGCATGACATCGGCGATATCGAATTGAACATCTCCGGCTGCATCAACGCCTGCGGCCATCACCACGTCGGCAATATCGGCATCCTCGGTGTGGATAAAGACGGCGCCGAGTGGTATCAGGTATCGATAGGCGGCGCGCAAGGAAACGAAAGCTCGATCGGCAAGATCATCGGCCCGTCGTTCTCGGCATATCAAATGCCGACCGTGATCGAACGCCTGTTGCAGGTTTACGTACGCGACCGCATCGAAGATGAACGCTTCATCGACACCGCCCGTCGCATAGGAATCGCACCGTTCAAGGAACATGTGTACGCCACGCCGATCAAGGTTGTGCAAGCTACAGGAGAAGATGCATATGCTTAA
- a CDS encoding conserved hypothetical protein (Evidence 4 : Homologs of previously reported genes of unknown function) translates to MLNIIKDKAVVGEDDWTLLRLKTEIVAGTEEQVTEKPEDAFVPAGKVIVPLAVWQAQRVQLEARNDIGVWLASDERPEALKDDAARFSMIAIDFPKFADGRGYSIAYNLRMRYGYTGELRAVGDVLRDQLFYMQRVGFNSFAIRADRDANDALKGLSDFSESYQQSWDKKTPLFRRVDRQAVAPK, encoded by the coding sequence ATGCTTAACATCATCAAGGATAAAGCCGTTGTCGGCGAAGACGACTGGACATTGCTGCGTCTGAAAACGGAAATCGTGGCAGGTACGGAAGAGCAAGTGACCGAAAAACCGGAAGATGCTTTCGTCCCCGCCGGCAAAGTCATTGTGCCGCTCGCCGTATGGCAGGCGCAACGCGTACAACTGGAAGCACGCAACGATATCGGCGTCTGGCTCGCCAGCGACGAACGTCCGGAAGCATTGAAAGACGACGCGGCCAGATTTTCGATGATCGCGATTGATTTTCCGAAATTTGCCGATGGTCGCGGTTATTCGATTGCCTACAATCTGCGCATGCGTTACGGCTACACCGGCGAACTGCGCGCGGTCGGCGATGTGCTGCGCGACCAGTTGTTTTACATGCAGCGCGTCGGCTTCAACTCGTTTGCCATCCGTGCAGATCGCGACGCCAATGATGCGCTGAAGGGCTTGAGCGATTTTTCCGAAAGCTATCAACAGTCGTGGGATAAAAAAACACCTTTATTCCGTCGCGTGGACCGTCAGGCAGTGGCACCAAAATGA
- the cysH gene encoding Phosphoadenosine phosphosulfate reductase (PAPS reductase, thioredoxin dependent) (PAdoPS reductase) (3'-phosphoadenylylsulfate reductase) (PAPS sulfotransferase) (Evidence 2a : Function of homologous gene experimentally demonstrated in an other organism; PubMedId : 15491155, 16008502, 16289027; Product type e : enzyme), giving the protein MNETDFATLVATTQKTLQHVADQFAPAVFASSLAAEDQVLTDMILRSKLPITIFTLETGRLHAETLGVLDRIKETYGVEIALYRPQPEAVDAYVRQNGLNAFYESVDMRKECCRIRKVEPLNRALQGNRSWITGQRRAQSSTRAELHVQEQDDAHDMVKFNPLADWSEADVWHYIRSNNVPYNPLHDKGYPSIGCEPCTRAIQPGEDVRAGRWWWENPESKECGLHVVDGKLIRIKPVSTTA; this is encoded by the coding sequence ATGAACGAAACTGATTTCGCCACGCTGGTTGCGACCACGCAAAAAACGCTGCAGCACGTGGCGGATCAGTTTGCGCCCGCCGTTTTCGCTTCCAGCCTGGCAGCAGAAGACCAGGTGCTGACCGACATGATACTGCGCAGCAAACTGCCGATCACGATTTTCACGCTGGAAACCGGCCGCCTGCATGCAGAAACACTGGGCGTGCTCGATCGCATCAAGGAAACCTACGGTGTCGAGATCGCCTTGTATCGTCCGCAGCCGGAAGCGGTTGACGCCTACGTCAGGCAAAACGGCTTGAATGCCTTTTATGAAAGCGTGGACATGCGCAAGGAGTGCTGCCGCATCCGCAAGGTCGAACCCTTGAATCGCGCCTTGCAAGGCAATCGTTCATGGATTACCGGCCAGCGCCGCGCGCAATCAAGTACGCGCGCCGAACTCCATGTGCAGGAACAGGATGACGCGCACGACATGGTGAAGTTCAATCCGCTGGCGGACTGGTCGGAAGCAGATGTCTGGCATTACATCCGCAGCAACAACGTGCCGTACAACCCGCTGCACGACAAAGGCTACCCATCCATAGGCTGCGAACCCTGCACCCGCGCCATACAGCCCGGCGAAGATGTACGCGCAGGTCGCTGGTGGTGGGAAAACCCGGAATCCAAGGAATGCGGTTTGCACGTCGTTGACGGCAAGCTGATCAGAATCAAACCCGTATCTACTACAGCGTGA
- the cysN gene encoding Sulfate adenylyltransferase subunit 1 (Sulfate adenylate transferase) (SAT) (ATP-sulfurylase large subunit) (Evidence 2a : Function of homologous gene experimentally demonstrated in an other organism; PubMedId : 1316900, 2828368; Product type e : enzyme) gives MNAVLAEQAITRTGGNAAERGLLRFITAGSVDDGKSTLIGRLLFDSKGIFADQLDAMSRAKHKRTVGDTIDLSLLTDGLEAEREQGITIDVAYRYFATPKRKFIIADTPGHEQYTRNMVTGASTADAVIILIDVSKVKLGDDGSVELLIQTKRHSTIAHLLQIEHVIVAVNKMDLVNYDQKVYDRIVAAYVEFAKTLGLKDIHPIPLSALAGDNVVTRGDKLGWYQGPTLIELLESLSVYDESHDEPFRFPVQLVARHNGHEADDFRGYMGRIEAGKVRKGDKLVVQPSGQTATVKDIQTFDGSIEQAVVGQSITLLLEEHVDISRGDMLSAADRPAELLKTVHADLCWLSEEPLDLRRKYWLKHTTRQVGARVTKIESLLDINTQEKRAADEVKLNGIASVTINVQQPLAADAYDAIRSTGAFILIDEVTHQTVAAGMIRLA, from the coding sequence ATGAACGCAGTCCTTGCAGAACAAGCTATCACCCGCACTGGCGGCAACGCGGCCGAACGCGGTTTGCTGCGTTTCATTACCGCCGGTTCCGTCGATGACGGCAAGAGCACGCTGATCGGCCGCCTGCTGTTCGACAGCAAAGGCATCTTCGCCGATCAGCTCGATGCGATGTCGCGCGCCAAGCACAAACGCACAGTCGGCGACACCATCGATCTGTCGCTGCTGACCGACGGCCTGGAAGCGGAACGCGAACAAGGCATCACGATCGACGTCGCCTATCGCTACTTCGCCACCCCGAAACGCAAGTTCATCATTGCCGATACGCCGGGCCATGAACAGTACACACGCAATATGGTGACGGGCGCCTCGACCGCCGATGCGGTGATCATTCTGATCGACGTGTCCAAAGTGAAATTGGGCGACGATGGCAGCGTGGAATTGCTGATCCAGACCAAGCGCCATTCGACCATTGCACACCTGCTGCAGATCGAACACGTGATCGTGGCGGTCAACAAGATGGATCTGGTCAACTACGATCAAAAAGTCTATGACCGTATCGTCGCCGCCTACGTCGAGTTTGCCAAAACACTGGGGTTGAAAGATATCCATCCGATTCCGCTGTCGGCACTGGCCGGCGACAACGTCGTGACGCGCGGCGACAAGCTGGGCTGGTACCAGGGTCCTACGCTGATCGAATTGCTGGAATCGTTGAGCGTCTACGACGAATCGCATGACGAACCCTTCCGTTTCCCGGTGCAACTGGTGGCGCGTCACAACGGCCACGAAGCCGATGACTTCCGCGGCTACATGGGACGCATAGAGGCCGGCAAAGTGCGCAAAGGCGACAAGCTGGTGGTGCAGCCGAGCGGTCAGACTGCCACCGTCAAGGACATACAAACCTTTGATGGCTCGATCGAACAAGCGGTGGTCGGTCAATCGATCACCCTGCTGCTGGAAGAGCACGTAGACATTTCACGTGGCGACATGTTGTCTGCTGCAGATCGCCCAGCTGAATTGCTGAAAACCGTGCATGCCGATCTGTGCTGGCTGTCGGAAGAGCCGCTGGACCTGCGTCGCAAATACTGGCTCAAGCACACCACGCGACAAGTAGGTGCGCGTGTGACGAAAATCGAATCGCTGCTCGACATCAACACGCAGGAAAAACGCGCTGCCGATGAAGTCAAACTCAACGGCATCGCCAGCGTGACCATCAATGTGCAGCAGCCGCTGGCAGCCGATGCCTACGATGCCATCCGTTCGACCGGCGCCTTCATCCTGATCGATGAAGTCACGCATCAAACGGTGGCAGCCGGCATGATACGCCTCGCATAA
- a CDS encoding Putative cobalamin (Vitamin B12) biosynthesis CbiX protein (Evidence 3 : Function proposed based on presence of conserved amino acid motif, structural feature or limited homology; Product type pe : putative enzyme): MNTTRRALVLFAHGARDPRWAEPFQRLQSAVKMQSPGLTVALAFLELMSPRLPELLPALIADGIEEITIVPVFLGQGGHVRRDLPLLVDELKTLYPDVSFRIAGAVGEDAQVLQAMATYCLGTLE; the protein is encoded by the coding sequence ATGAATACGACGCGTCGCGCCCTGGTATTGTTTGCGCATGGTGCGCGCGATCCGCGCTGGGCGGAACCTTTTCAGCGTTTGCAGTCTGCGGTGAAGATGCAGTCGCCCGGATTGACCGTCGCGCTGGCGTTTCTCGAATTGATGTCGCCGCGCTTGCCGGAACTGCTGCCGGCTTTGATCGCCGACGGGATTGAGGAAATAACGATAGTGCCGGTATTCCTCGGGCAGGGCGGTCATGTGCGGCGGGATTTGCCGCTGCTCGTCGACGAATTGAAAACGCTGTATCCGGATGTGTCGTTCAGGATTGCCGGCGCAGTAGGGGAAGATGCGCAGGTCTTGCAGGCGATGGCGACGTATTGTCTGGGTACGCTGGAGTAA
- the cysB gene encoding HTH-type transcriptional regulator cysB (Cys regulon transcriptional activator) (Evidence 2a : Function of homologous gene experimentally demonstrated in an other organism; PubMedId : 96105196, 99436146; Product type r : regulator) — MNLHQLRFVREAVRQNFNLTEAAKALFTSQPGVSKAIIELEEELGVDIFSRHGKRIRGLTEPGRAVLKSVEAIMLEIEGLKRIGNEFAAHDSGSFTIATTHTQARYSLPKVVQAFTQKFPKVRLSLLQGNPKQIAEMVLMDQADLAIATEAIANMDGLISLPCYQWEHQIVLPLDHPLLKSKSITLEELAAYPIITYDSAFAGRNKIDHAFNLRNLKPDILLEAIDADVIKTYVELGMGIGIIAGMAFDTERDKNLRAIPAGHLFGTNVSRVALKQGAYLRSYVFTFIELLTPTLNRKLVEQVLSGDKDMYEL, encoded by the coding sequence ATGAATCTCCACCAACTTCGCTTTGTGCGCGAAGCCGTTCGGCAAAATTTCAATTTGACGGAAGCGGCCAAGGCGCTGTTTACTTCGCAGCCCGGTGTGTCCAAGGCCATCATCGAGCTGGAGGAAGAGCTGGGCGTGGATATCTTTTCGCGCCATGGCAAGCGGATACGCGGTCTGACCGAGCCGGGCCGGGCGGTGCTGAAGTCGGTCGAAGCGATCATGCTGGAGATAGAAGGGCTCAAACGCATAGGCAATGAATTCGCGGCGCACGATAGCGGCAGCTTCACGATAGCCACTACACATACGCAGGCGCGTTATTCGCTACCTAAGGTAGTGCAGGCATTCACGCAGAAATTTCCCAAAGTGCGCTTGTCCTTATTGCAAGGCAATCCGAAACAGATTGCTGAAATGGTCCTGATGGATCAGGCGGATCTGGCCATTGCGACCGAGGCGATTGCCAATATGGATGGATTGATTTCCCTTCCTTGTTATCAATGGGAGCATCAGATAGTGCTGCCGCTCGATCATCCCTTGCTGAAATCGAAATCGATTACGCTGGAAGAATTGGCCGCTTATCCTATCATTACCTACGATAGTGCATTTGCCGGACGCAACAAGATAGACCATGCGTTCAATCTGCGTAATCTGAAGCCTGATATCCTGCTGGAAGCCATCGATGCCGACGTCATCAAGACCTATGTCGAGCTGGGCATGGGCATAGGCATTATTGCCGGCATGGCTTTCGATACCGAGCGCGACAAGAATCTGCGGGCGATCCCGGCCGGCCATTTGTTCGGCACCAATGTGTCGCGCGTGGCGCTGAAGCAAGGTGCTTATTTGCGCAGCTATGTATTTACCTTCATCGAGCTGTTGACGCCTACGCTCAATCGCAAGCTGGTGGAGCAGGTATTGAGCGGCGACAAGGATATGTACGAGCTATGA
- a CDS encoding Putative permease (Evidence 3 : Function proposed based on presence of conserved amino acid motif, structural feature or limited homology; Product type pt : putative transporter): MSVSYIVSGFAVGLLVGLTGVGGGSLMTPLLTLLFGVSPTVAVGTDLAFASATKVAGTFAHRYRGNVHWHIVKHLCLGALPAAVLTTLTLKYFGVLDQEIGQIIRYSIAGSVMLTVIALIFRTRMQHWMNAHPGRQIQGEKLVVATIVSGAILGTLVTISSIGAGAIGATILVLLYPRLTPAEIAGTDIAYAVPLTAIAALGHWWLGSINWELLAMLLLGSVPGITLGSLVARTIPEKVLRVLLASVLTTVAVKLVY; the protein is encoded by the coding sequence ATGTCTGTTTCTTATATCGTTTCAGGTTTTGCTGTCGGTTTGCTGGTCGGTTTGACCGGCGTCGGCGGCGGTTCCCTGATGACGCCCTTGCTGACACTGCTGTTCGGCGTATCGCCCACAGTGGCGGTCGGCACCGATCTCGCGTTTGCCTCTGCCACCAAGGTCGCCGGCACCTTTGCCCACCGCTACCGCGGCAATGTGCACTGGCATATCGTCAAGCATTTGTGTCTGGGCGCCCTGCCGGCTGCCGTATTGACCACACTGACACTGAAATACTTCGGCGTCCTGGATCAGGAGATCGGCCAGATCATCCGTTACTCAATCGCCGGCTCGGTCATGCTGACCGTAATCGCGCTGATATTCAGGACCCGCATGCAACACTGGATGAACGCACATCCGGGACGACAAATTCAAGGGGAAAAACTCGTCGTAGCGACCATTGTTTCCGGTGCAATTCTTGGCACATTGGTTACAATCTCGTCTATTGGTGCCGGTGCCATCGGCGCCACCATACTGGTTTTGCTTTATCCACGCCTGACGCCGGCCGAAATTGCCGGTACCGATATCGCCTACGCAGTGCCCTTGACCGCCATCGCGGCCCTCGGCCACTGGTGGCTCGGATCGATCAATTGGGAACTGCTTGCCATGCTGCTGCTGGGCTCTGTGCCCGGCATCACGCTGGGCTCGCTGGTGGCGCGAACCATACCTGAAAAAGTGCTGCGCGTGTTGCTGGCCAGTGTGCTGACAACCGTCGCCGTGAAGTTAGTTTACTGA
- the cysD gene encoding Sulfate adenylyltransferase subunit 2 (Sulfate adenylate transferase) (SAT) (ATP-sulfurylase small subunit) (Evidence 2a : Function of homologous gene experimentally demonstrated in an other organism; PubMedId : 1316900, 2185135, 2828368; Product type e : enzyme) — MNTAVDKIFLDAASSKHLDWLESEAIHIMREVAAECSNPALLFSGGKDSVVMLRLAEKAFRPGKFPFPLVHIDTGHNFDEVIQFRDKRVAELGERLIVGSVEDSIKRGTVRLRNPQTDSRNAAQAVTLLETIAEHKFDACIGGARRDEEKARAKERIFSFRDDFGQWNPKAQRPELWDLYNTRVHPGENMRVFPISNWTELDVWQYIAREKLELPSIYFAHQRQVIPRNGLLVPLTNLTPAKEGETIETQTVRFRTVGDISCTCPVSSNADTVDAIIAETAITQITERGATRMDDQTSEASMEKRKKEGYF; from the coding sequence ATGAACACAGCAGTTGACAAGATTTTCCTCGATGCCGCCAGCAGCAAGCACCTTGATTGGCTGGAGTCCGAAGCAATCCACATCATGCGCGAAGTCGCAGCCGAGTGCAGCAATCCTGCACTGCTGTTTTCCGGCGGCAAGGATTCCGTCGTCATGCTGCGACTGGCGGAAAAGGCATTCCGTCCGGGCAAATTCCCATTCCCGCTGGTGCATATCGATACCGGCCACAACTTTGACGAAGTGATTCAGTTCCGCGACAAGCGCGTAGCCGAACTCGGTGAACGCCTGATCGTCGGCTCGGTCGAAGATTCGATCAAGCGCGGCACCGTGCGCCTGCGCAATCCGCAAACCGATTCGCGCAATGCAGCACAAGCGGTGACCTTGCTGGAAACCATCGCCGAACATAAATTCGATGCCTGCATAGGCGGTGCCCGCCGCGATGAAGAAAAAGCGCGCGCCAAGGAACGCATCTTTTCCTTCCGCGACGACTTCGGTCAATGGAATCCAAAAGCGCAGCGTCCTGAACTCTGGGACTTGTACAACACTCGCGTCCATCCGGGCGAAAACATGCGCGTGTTCCCGATCTCGAACTGGACCGAACTCGATGTCTGGCAATACATCGCCCGCGAAAAACTGGAATTGCCGTCGATCTACTTCGCGCACCAGCGTCAGGTCATTCCGCGCAATGGTCTGCTGGTGCCGCTGACCAATCTGACGCCGGCGAAAGAAGGCGAAACGATAGAAACGCAAACGGTGCGCTTCCGCACCGTCGGCGACATTTCGTGCACCTGCCCGGTTTCATCGAATGCAGATACGGTCGACGCCATCATTGCGGAAACCGCCATTACCCAAATTACCGAACGCGGCGCTACCCGCATGGATGATCAAACGTCCGAAGCGTCGATGGAAAAACGTAAAAAAGAAGGATATTTCTGA
- the cobA2 gene encoding Uroporphyrinogen-III C-methyltransferase (Evidence 2b : Function of strongly homologous gene; Product type e : enzyme), with translation MPQEKKAYGKVYLIGAGPGAIDLITVRGARILAQADVVLHDALVTPEMLTLCPQAEKISVGKRSGQRSTAQIAINQLLIECAEKYQLIVRLKGGDPMLFGRADEELQALETHGIAVEIVPGITTAFAAAAATQQPLTKRGVARSIAFFTSSTAPNQPDQLTLPDCDTLIQYMGGREAIITAQKLLEQGRSPRLPVVVVENCSLESQRIMRMTLHELEQGLGECQGPVLVMIGEALAERSTSKK, from the coding sequence ATGCCGCAAGAAAAAAAAGCGTACGGAAAAGTCTATCTGATCGGCGCCGGCCCCGGTGCCATCGATCTGATTACCGTACGCGGTGCACGCATACTGGCGCAAGCCGACGTGGTACTGCACGATGCGCTGGTCACGCCCGAGATGCTGACGCTGTGCCCGCAGGCGGAAAAAATTTCCGTCGGCAAGCGCAGCGGCCAGCGCTCCACCGCACAGATCGCCATCAATCAGTTGCTGATCGAATGTGCGGAAAAATACCAATTGATCGTACGCCTGAAAGGCGGCGACCCCATGCTGTTCGGGCGCGCCGATGAGGAGTTGCAGGCGCTGGAAACGCACGGCATTGCAGTCGAAATCGTGCCCGGCATCACTACTGCATTCGCTGCAGCAGCTGCCACGCAGCAGCCGCTGACCAAACGCGGCGTTGCCCGCAGCATTGCCTTCTTCACCTCCAGCACGGCACCGAATCAGCCCGACCAATTGACGCTGCCGGACTGCGATACGCTGATTCAATACATGGGTGGTCGCGAAGCCATCATCACTGCGCAAAAACTGCTGGAACAAGGTCGCTCGCCCAGGCTGCCGGTGGTGGTAGTGGAAAACTGCAGCCTGGAAAGTCAGCGCATCATGCGCATGACGCTCCATGAACTGGAACAGGGATTGGGAGAATGTCAGGGACCAGTGCTGGTGATGATAGGAGAAGCGCTGGCTGAACGCAGCACTTCAAAAAAGTAG
- a CDS encoding Putative S-adenosyl-L-methionine-dependent methyltransferase (Evidence 3 : Function proposed based on presence of conserved amino acid motif, structural feature or limited homology; Product type pe : putative enzyme): MIKPVNTDMAAYYARRNNFDEEDVENPDGMDALDEIMDNLRNLMTDQHVLELACGDGYWTDELAEYAASVLATDINPSLLEQARARELPEEVVQFAVADALDPQVEGEFTACFAGFWWSHVKRQDQVEVIARIRKLIGKDGLLVLVDNSQVDTEKTVIARTDLEGNTYQIHTLPDGERYEILKNYYTNSTLRKRLGPLLKDMRVHHFEHYWMLTARLR; this comes from the coding sequence ATGATCAAACCGGTCAATACCGATATGGCAGCGTATTACGCGCGGCGCAACAATTTCGACGAAGAAGATGTAGAGAATCCGGATGGCATGGATGCACTCGACGAGATCATGGACAATTTGCGCAATTTGATGACCGATCAGCATGTGCTGGAGCTGGCGTGCGGCGATGGTTACTGGACCGATGAGCTGGCGGAATATGCAGCCTCTGTGCTGGCTACTGATATCAATCCCTCCTTGCTGGAACAAGCCAGAGCCAGGGAATTGCCGGAGGAAGTCGTGCAGTTCGCGGTCGCCGACGCACTCGATCCGCAAGTGGAAGGCGAGTTCACCGCCTGTTTCGCCGGCTTCTGGTGGTCGCATGTCAAGCGCCAGGATCAGGTTGAAGTCATAGCACGCATACGCAAGCTCATAGGCAAGGACGGCTTGCTGGTGCTGGTCGACAATTCGCAAGTCGATACAGAAAAAACCGTGATCGCGCGCACTGATCTGGAAGGCAACACTTACCAGATTCATACCCTCCCGGATGGCGAGCGTTACGAAATCCTTAAAAATTACTATACCAATAGCACCTTGCGCAAACGCCTGGGGCCCTTGTTAAAAGATATGCGTGTTCATCATTTTGAACATTACTGGATGCTGACCGCGCGTTTGCGCTAA